Below is a window of Brachyhypopomus gauderio isolate BG-103 unplaced genomic scaffold, BGAUD_0.2 sc83, whole genome shotgun sequence DNA.
GTCACCTCCAAACTCCCAGTAGGTCACCTCCAAACTCCCAGTAGGTCAGCTTCATTAACCTGCACGGGTAAGGAGCAGGATACCACCGAAGCTGATGAAGCTTTGATGTTGTTATAATACACATGCGTGGTGTGGGAAGGCGAGGcaactttatttatacagcacctttcatacacactggcattTCAAAgagctttacacacacacaaaaaaaaagaaagaagctTATTATGACCCTTGGGAAGGTTGTTGCCAAAAAGTAAAACAAAGATTAAAAGATTTTTTTAGGAATAAAATGGAAATTAAATTTGAATGAAATGTTGAATCTAAAGTAAACCAATCAACAGAGGTGGTGGTCTGACCCCGCCTGCGATGCGAGCTCCGTCCCCCGATCCACCAGCCACGCAGAACAGGGCGGTGATGATGTAGAGCAGTGCACCAATCCCAGCCCGGCCGCAGTCCTACAAGAGACGTCACGACCAATCAGCCGCAATGCATTTACATCTGTGTGCCTATATTCGTTCACTACACTTGCGTATAGATGTGTCCTTTTCTCGATTTAAAACCGTTTAATTACTACTGTGGCAACACACGTAAATTCTATATCATAGATGTAACATGTTGTGGTCACGGATGTAGCATGAAGCTGTACAGGGTGTGAAGGCAAGATAACGTGGGTGTAGAGGTATGTCTGTTTTGGACCGGCCCCACTGTTTCAGAAAGCTGGAGAGATAATATGGTGCGGAGGAGTTTCTTACCGTCCAAAGCCAGTTGATAACGAGAAGCTGTTTGTCCAGCTCCATCATGAAGACGACAAAGAAGATGATCGCAAAGATCAAGCCACAGATAGGAACTGCTGAATAGCCTCCGTAGTGAGAGGCAGCGTAGCAGAAAAGCATGATGAAACTCAGGATCTACagtggaaagaaagagaggtagagagagagagagagagagagagagagagaggcaagtTTAGCCTGTACTGTAATGTTGCTTACAAAATActattacaaaaataaataacttaATGCATCACATCAATTTTATTTGGTGTTTTAGATATGACATTTTTTCTTATTATGATTTGAAATGTTTCAGtaaccgttttttttttttttctttcattttacaTTAGCTATATACTGACTTCTTCTGTTTGGCCTGCAGCCAAATTCCACTACCCACAAACTAACAGGGCCAACCATTTGTTGTTAACGGCCATGCTCCAAATTCCTCGTTTCCCTGGTAGTTTGGGAAGGCCATTAGGCTTCCCTCTTTTGCCCTTCTCACCCCCCCACCGGTCTGTGGTGCagatagagggggggggggggggggggggggggcagggtttGGGCTTGGCTTCACGTCATTCCACACCACACGCTAAAGCTGGGACTGGGTGAGCAAGAACCTTACAAGGTTTCAAACGAAGGACCCACAAGCTCAAGAATGCCTACAGGAGCCGAAACTATGGCACGTGATTACACGCTAAATTTGCTGCCAGCTCTCAGATTACCTCGTTTGTGTGGGTTCTATTTCTACGGATGGTATTTTAGCACTCTACCGTACGTCTCGCGAGGCATGGAAAGTTCTATACAGGCGGAGTGATGAATTATACATTATACGTGAGCAGTGATTCACATGAGGTACGTTCCTGCATTCACGGGTCTTTAATAAATGCTTCAGACCTGCTGCTCTGCCTTATGTAATAGTTACAACGGAACAAAGCTACCGTGTTTGCACTCGTTTTACTTGTATCATCAGGATCATAAAACACACCTCGATTCTGCGCAGGCTGGGCAGTGCCTCCACGGTCCCTGGTCAGGTTCCAAGAACTGCCTGCAAGTCACTGCCCACAACTCACCCTCCGTTGCTACAATAAACCCCAATCAACTAATCAAGCAGCAACCTGAAACTCCGAAGGAAATACATCTTTAGCTGCCTTCTGTTAGCAACCGAGCAGTTCACACTCCGCCCACATTCTTGTGCACATTTCGATCACTACTATCACTACTGGAACACGTCATCTTTGGCTTTCATTTTCACGCGTTATCAGCTGGTTAGCAAACATGGGAAGACTACTTAGTAGGGTCATAGGTCACCATCCAGACAGGTGAGGCACTGGTGCTGGTAGGTCACCATGTTGGCCCAACAGCTGCCCATCTAGACACCCCTGTCCTGGTCACTCTCTGAAGCTGCAGCTGTCATTGGGGATCCAGGCAGGCCAGACGTCTGCTCGTATTTTCTTCtgtgctctctcctgctccacAATATTTGTGGTTGAGCTATGCCCTCTGGAAGACATACAGGCTTACACTCAGATCAGTGGAAATTCAGTGTTTGGGCAATAGAACTGCTGCCTAGGCAATGCTGTCAACAAACTCGGTGTTGACTGAAACTCTTAACTCTGTCAAGTTACTGGCAATCAAAGGAGTGAAAAAAAACTTGAGGATGTGTGTCATCTTTCTTAGAAGCAACTCATGTAGGAGACCGTCCATGCACTCACACCCAGTGGACTTATATCTTACGGTACTTTGAGGAAGTCCAATGTTTCAGAATGCAGCAGACAACATTTCTGGTTTGAGCGACACTGGAACAAACGTTCTAGTTTTCCGCTTTATAGGCTGCTTTCATTTTCAAGTCAAGTATTCTGGGCTGGCTGAAAACAGCATTTTTCCTCCAAAGCAGCCAATGAGAGAACACGTGGAGAATTCTTCTCCACCCACTCTACTGAACTGTGGAGTCTTGCATGGGCTCACATCTGAATTACTGCCAACCTCTGTCTTTCAACAACCGCCTGTCTGGTCTCATTCTCCTTAGCTTGATTAACGCTCCACACGGTCAACACGCCATTTTAACCTACTAGAACACAACCATGGTAACATGTCACAGATTGGCAAAGGCCAATGGATCCAGAACCAGAGCCTCTTCAATTGGAATGGTATGTAGTAATGAGACAAGCACGAGACAGAAGTGAGATCTGAGAAATGTCAAGGCTTTTGTCCTGGAAAATGAATGTAAACATATTTTAACTCCGTGGAGCACTATTATACGTTGCATTTTAATCACTACTACTATTACAGTCTGTGTCTGAGAAAGACGAAAGGTAGTTGAGTTACTGGTAACATTAGCCTTTCAAAATCCACCACAAGTTTAAATGATTCTCAGTTGTACCAAAACAATCGGATCACATCAGATCGAATCTTGCTGAAATGCGAGACGAGCATTGATTAGTTGAGGACGAAATCCTTCTTGTACTCCACTAATAACAGACCAAAACAACGCATGCGTCCTGCTGCCAATCCAATAAACAACCCAACATGTTCCAAACCCAAACTGGTCAAACCTGAACAGGCTACACAACAATACTATGTGCAACTTACTTAAGAGCAACTTGGTCAACTCAAAGCTTTGAAAGATCAGCTTTGACATGGTTCTTGGAGCTCTCAGAAGGCCAGGCTAGGCCAGGCTAATAACCCCTGGGGCTGGGGGGCACGGGGGGGTGATGTAAGAAGCCTGTCCTCCCTCCCACCCATATGTATCAGAGCTTTATGAGTTGCGGGACTGGCACAAGCCGCCTCTGTCACACTCAGCGGCTGAGTGAACTCCAGTTAGCAGACAATGAGGCTCTATTCAGGCCTCCAGCCCTGCTGGCCCATGAAGAACAGGCACTAGTGAGAGACCAGCGCCCGCCCGTACCACACATACTAAACAGGGCCATGTGCAGCTGAACAGTCACCTGCTGAGGACATAAACAACCCATAAACAAGAACAACCGCAGAGCGACAAAAGTAACGCATGCACTCATAAAAGACAAGGATATGCATATGCGTGGAATATATGCATATTCATATATGCATATTCATATATGCATATTCATGTTCTGCTGCTATGAGGTCAGCGTGTGGACACGTGCACAAATACATCAAATACCACACCCACCCCTGATGGAAGCCCAAGAGCTCATGCACCCCCGGTGCtaaagaaccccccccccaacgtcAACACGctgcacacacatgcttgtACAGTAGCCCATATGAGGACACGGTTATGAAAAGGGAGGACCCGCATGGCTCTTCAAGACTTTAGCTTGAGCAGTTTACTAGCCTGCAGTCCTCATTCCATCTGGGTGGGTGTGGctgctttgtttgtgtgtggtgttgcaAATTCACAACTCGCACAAACAGCACAGCTCTTGTGAGGGCCGTGAATGAAACGGCATGTCCGGCACCGCCATTTGGCAGGTGAACAGTGGCGGTTACGTTTACGTGGTTATGAACTAACTGCAGTCCGATTTATCCTTTTGAAGAGGCTCCCAAGGACCCCTCCCTGCTGCCGAGACATGTAAACCGATGTAATGCATGTGCTCGTAAACAAGAGGGCTCCAAGCAACAGCCCTGTGTGCTGGCATAGCAGCAAGCCAAGACAGACCAAGATACATCATAACGTCTGGGGACAGGTCCAGGTATGAAGCTCTGCTGTCATGTATAGGATATGTATTTAGCAATCactcatttttacatttacattttacggcatttggcagacgcccttatccggagcgacttacatttttatctcatttttttaatacaagtgagcaattgagggttaagggccttgctcaggggcacctcagtcatggcctctgggaatcgaacccacgatccTCCGGTCACAGGACCAGTTCCCTGGCAGTCTAGCAGATATGGGAGTGTAGTTCTGAACTTCTTACTACACTCCCATATCTGGTAATTCTTACCAAAGAATGATATTACCAAACCCAAAAACAGCAACCAAGAATTGGTTTTAAAGTTTCAAagctctacacacacagaatgcaCATTGAAGAAAATGATCCAAATGTTTTGCGGTGTAGAGACATACGTTTACGGTCCCTTGCATTCCTTTGAGAATGGAAAATACAGTTTTTGCAGATTTGGCATTTCTCTGCATCAGATCCTATTTAAAGCACTTCTTTTCCTGTCTAGAGGTTtcaacacagctgtgtgtgtatgctctaTTCAGCCCAGATAGCGGACTGTCATGTGAGGACAGAGAGCTATACTCTGAACACTCTTTGTTGGTAATTTCACTGAAACTACACAAGTGTTATTTTAAGTGCAGATGCTTGCAACATTTGTTTGGATACATTTGGTCTTCCACATTATGTTTCAATGTTTTATAGAGCTGCAAAGCAGTGATGTGAAAACCACAGGAGGTCGGTGACCTGAGTAAATCGGGCAGGTGAGAAACTTACTGCCCTCTGAGCTTATGTCATTCACATTAGAGTCAGACCCCATCATGGTCTACACGCTGGTGTGGAGTGGAGTAGCACTTCAGATGCTACGAGTACTTCAACCATTATTGTACTCGTGTGTGTAGCCACGACTTTCTGTcgtagtacgtgtgtgtgtgtgtgtgtgtgtgtactgtatatatatagtaattACATGGCATTTATTAGACTGACGTCATCAAAGTCACTCTAATTGGTCAGTTTCctctgcagaaaaaaaaaacaaaaactaaaaccAAATTTAATATTGTAAAACTTATTTCATTTCGCTGGACCTTTAATCATTTTTCGACGGAGAGCCTAATAAACACGACGGAACTATATCGTGTGAAAGTCTCTTAATAGTGCAAACTAGAAACTTTTAAGGTGGCAAAACTTCATGGCATCAGCGGAGCTCATACAACTACAGCCAGCTGAAACACTCCCGATTTCCCAACGACTATTTCATTGTTCAGACAGCGGCGTGAAGGTCGGTTAAGTCCACCGACGGTACGCGGCCGAACTTACTATTTCCACAGCGAGGATGGTTCCTTTTCGAGTCCGTACGTAGGTCTTCAACCTCTCCACACAGTTGGCAGCGGCGCTGGGTTCCGTGTCTGCCATGCTGAAAGTCTTCAGATAGTCGACGCGCCCACCTGAGGACAACTTCAAACTCGAGACGAACCTAAACCTCCTTTTTGGACGAGGAAGTTTTCCAGACCCCAAACGAACTGGCTAGCGTAGCTGGAACACGACAGCAGCCGACGTGGGGAGCAGCTGTCCGCGGTTGAGCGCTGCGCGTCTGTGGGGGGGGAGACGACACTGCGCTGCTCGGAGGAGACGCAGCCCGGGCGGTGTCTCATATGGAGGGCGAGGACACGTGGTGCTGccttaaaaaaaaccccatcTGTCGCTACACACATGAGCAGCAAAAATTATGAGATATCATTTTGTGAACTGTGAACATTTATACAGACACGCTTTTTGGCAAAAACTGTTTTTCCCCTCACAGGTAACTACTTAATTACACAGTCCAGAATAGTAAAAATAAATCTTCCTTTAGGGGAATTGAGGAATAAAAGTAAGCTTTAGGTTGACATTTCACATTATTCTTTTTAAATATGCTAGTGGCTAGTGATATATACGACGATAAAATGTATATTTCTCAGATATATTTTGGTCAGCATTCAAACAAACTTTAATATTGCCTATTAAACAACAATCGTAGCGTAATGACGTCCTCTAGTGGTTATTTAGCAGTCATGCATTTTTAAGCGGTTTAGTTATTACGTTAGATTTTATGCGTATATTTGCAGTGTCGTGGAGCAGTAGCCTAAATGTAAAGATTAAAGATGTACTAATTAAAGcctttataaaataaaaaaaatgtgcataAAATGTGCACTTATTTTCTCTAACATCTCAGTATTAGCCCAGGGTCTACAAAAAAAGGAATGCCACCACCAGGTTGCTACTGACAATTAACACTTTATTAAACATGAAGAAAATACACTAAGGGAACATTCTTAAGCAGTGTGTTCAAAACTTTGAACAAACGGCTGAAGAATAAACCAGTCCCTCACGTTCATGGCTTTCATGATTAAGTGCATTAATATGTTTCAGCTACGCTGCTGTAACATTGATAAATGCATAAACTTTATCAGTCTAAAGGAACATGCAAACCTTGTATCCCAACACACAATATTCACCTTTTCATATCTTATTAGTGTATTTAAAATCCTAAACTTGGAACTCTCTagagtttttttcttttcagtgtGTGAATTTGACCATAAATGTTATGTATAAATCTATGAGAGAATGGATCTAAAGTATAACTAATGAGTGTgaacttaaaaaaatgtttggaCATTATACTCATTATTGccattttaaaataatatacagtacatacagtGGGAGGGCAGAGTTATATGGTCCAATTTATCATTCATCTCTCATTCACTTTTGATCTTAGAAATGCATATGAACCTGTGCCTTAGTGCATGTGATATCTGAGCTCCTCAATACAGTTATGTCAAACCAAACTTTTGATGGAGGCTaagctttttgtgtgtgtgtgtgtgtgtgtgtgtgtgtgtgtgtgtgtgtgtgcgtgtgtgcatgcgtgcgtgtatgtgtgtgtgtgttgttatgcTGCTGTGACAtaatgaaagtgaagttgaattAAATGGAAGTGAAATGAATCACTGTGTGCTAAAGTCAAATACTGATAAGGTGTCCCATAAAATGTGACCAAAACGCTATTTAAGAGACTTTGTGTAATTAAGGAAAACTGGATCCATAAATCAGCCTGGATGCTTGTTTCTCAGGTGGGTAAACCTTTCCCGGTTTCTGTCCTTACACTCTCAAACTTTTCTTCCATTTCAACTTTCAAACTGCTCCTAACCTTTGCCCTCACTTTTTCTTGTCCATACTTTACACTTCTCTCatttctgaattttttttttcccaaataaaatgaaaatgaagtaAATTAATAAAGTCAACTCAGATGATGAAATTGGAATTATGAACTCAACCCATTTGGAATGTTTTGAACA
It encodes the following:
- the plp2b gene encoding proteolipid protein 2b; amino-acid sequence: MADTEPSAAANCVERLKTYVRTRKGTILAVEIILSFIMLFCYAASHYGGYSAVPICGLIFAIIFFVVFMMELDKQLLVINWLWTDCGRAGIGALLYIITALFCVAGGSGDGARIAGGVFGLIAGLLFAYDAYLSFMDIKNTGGRSAASTDDRV